Proteins from one Dermacentor variabilis isolate Ectoservices chromosome 1, ASM5094787v1, whole genome shotgun sequence genomic window:
- the LOC142572069 gene encoding cholesterol 7-desaturase nvd-like: MGRVVGDCIECPFHGWRFQGDTGACTHVPYASKVPEFVKIKKWPTEEVLGLLFVWYHAESEPPSWHVGDVPEVAAIDSSGSLRWRAENHISCHIQELAENAADVAHFDFLHGPSFLATGENFFEQDETTMRGSLLRHFWQTNWEPRDHTAQVNVVCRTSSPLRWLSRYNEYRFCVTQIGPALVVTTMRTAFGSIGYVLSLTPMKPFHVRAVHRYFPDRSMPRIVFWIIIWASKGMFERDIFVWNHKSYMKSPALVKEDKTIMAFRKWFAQFYSTNSLSWKDVRDKTLQW, translated from the exons ATGGGGCGAGTGGTGGGAGACTGCATCGAGTGTCCATTCCACGGATGGAGATTTCAGGGAGATACCGGAGCCTGCACACACGTACCCTACGCCTCGAAAG TGCCCGAGTTTGTCAAGATCAAGAAGTGGCCTACGGAGGAGGTCTTGGGCCTGCTCTTCGTCTGGTACCACGCCGAGTCGGAGCCGCCATCGTGGCACGTCGGTGACGTGCCCGAGGTGGCCGCTATCGACAGCAGCGGATCGCTGCGGTGGCGCGCCGAAAACCACATCTCGTGCCACATCCAGGAGCTCGCCGAGAACGCGGCCGACGTGGCACATTTCGACTTCCTGCACGGTCCTTCTTTTCTCGCCACGGGCGAGAATTTCTTCGAGCAGGACGAGACAACCATGCGCGGTAGCCTGTTGCGCCACTTTTGGCAGACCAACTGGGAGCCTCGGGACCACACGGCGCAAGTCAACGTGGTGTGCCGCACGTCGTCGCCACTGCGCTGGTTATCCCGATACAACGAGTATCGCTTCTGCGTCACCCAGATCGGACCAGCGCTCGTGGTGACCACAATGCGCACCGCCTTTGGGAGCATCGGCTACGTGCTCTCATTGACACCCATGAAGCCCTTCCACGTGCGCGCCGTGCATCGTTACTTCCCGGATCGCAGCATGCCACGCATAGTGTTCTGGATCATCATTTGGGCCTCCAAGGGCATG TTTGAGAGGGACATATTCGTGTGGAACCACAAGTCCTACATGAAGAGCCCAGCGTTGGTTAAGGAAGACAAAACGATCATGGCCTTCCGGAAGTGGTTCGCCCAGTTCTacagcacgaacagtctctcttGGAAAGACGTGCGGGACAAGACGCTACAGTGGTGA